One Elaeis guineensis isolate ETL-2024a chromosome 10, EG11, whole genome shotgun sequence genomic window carries:
- the LOC105052755 gene encoding uncharacterized protein isoform X2, giving the protein MAASETYASSSEPEDHRRSRRDGGAAVPTPGSRDRPRSGGTESRLPARDGGTQRDDRRSSSGDEGSDSDGRGKGRRSMDDRRHRGHADEGQKERNHRSGGRGRGREEDDDDGSDDSGRKRDRKRRSDEDEGPRRRERIRDKGRRRYRDHDSACRRDKNRDRDRYRRKHHSDEDRSPRRRERITDNWHGDGDGDDDDDRQARRRRHRDRDVEEGHPRDEETKKVGNELPPPPPMPDSIAGRTGGIYIPPFRMAQMMREVQDEQRGLQRLSWDALRKSINGLVMYEITDEVGGIHRCFCCISCRCEYQVPRSGLTSIEKDCLTAQKSL; this is encoded by the exons ATGGCCGCCTCCGAGACCTACGCGTCATCCTCCGAACCCGAAGATCACAGAAGAAGCCGTCGGGACGGCGGCGCCGCCGTCCCGACACCGGGAAGCCGAGACAGGCCAAGATCTGGCGGCACTGAATCTAGGCTTCCTGCAAGGGACGGAGGGACGCAGCGAGATGACCGTCGCAGCAGCTCCGGCGACGAGGGTTCGGATTCGGACGGCCGAGGGAAGGGACGGAGGTCGATGGACGATCGCCGGCACCGCGGGCACGCCGACGAGGGACAGAAGGAGAGGAATCACCGGTCGGGCGGGAGGGGGCGCGGTAGAGAAGAAGACGACGACGATGGTAGCGACGATAGTGGTAGGAAGAGGGACAGGAAGCGAAGGTCCGACGAGGACGAAGGCCCTCGGAGGCGAGAGAGGATAAGGGATAAAGGGCGCCGCAGGTATCGTGACCATGATAGCGCTTGCCGGCGAGACAAGAACAGAGATAGAGACCGGTATCGTAGGAAGCACCATTCGGATGAGGATAGAAGCCCTCGAAGGCGCGAGAGGATCACTGACAATTGGCATGGTGATGGTGATGGCGATGACGATGATGACCGTCAAGCACGGCGTCGAAGACATAGAGATAGAGATGTTGAAGAAGGCCATCCAAGAGACGAGGAGACCAAGAAAGTTGGAAACGAGCTGCCGCCGCCACCTCCGATGCCTGATTCCATTGCGGGAAGGACTGGTGGCATATACATCCCACCGTTCCGGATGGCACAGATGATGCGTGAGGTGCAGGACGAGCAGCGAGGCCTACAGAGGCTCAGCTGGGATGCTCTTCGGAAGAGCATTAATGGGCTG GTCATGTATGAAATCACAGATGAGGTCGGCGGGATTCACAGATGTTTTTGCTGCATTAGTTGCCGTTGTGAATACCAAGTTCCCAGAAGTGGGTTGACTTCTATTGAAAAGGATTGTCTTACTGCTCAAAAGAGCTTATAA
- the LOC105052754 gene encoding probable magnesium transporter NIPA3 isoform X3 translates to MGFSTDNLKGLVLALLSSGFIGASFIIKKKGLRRAAAASGIRAGVGGYSYLLEPLWWAGMITMIVGEVANFVAYAFAPAVLVTPLGALSIIVSAVLAHFVLKEKLHSLGILGCVMCIAGSVVIVIHAPQEREISSVQEIWKLATQTAFLLYVASVIVLVFVLIFHFAPRYGHTNVLIYTGICSLMGSLSVMSVKALGTSLKLTFEGMNQLIYPQTWFFMLVVLTCVITQMDYLNKALDTFNTAIVSPIYYVMFTTLTILASVIMFKQREHLCDTSHC, encoded by the exons ATGGGATTCTCCACGGATAATCTGAAGGGGTTGGTGCTGGCGCTGCTCTCAAGCGGGTTCATCGGAGCCAGCTTCATCATCAAGAAGAAAGGCCTCAGAAGGGCCGCCGCCGCTTCTGGGATCCGAGCAG GTGTTGGTGGATATTCGTATCTCTTGGAGCCCCTCTGGTGGGCTGGCATGATCACAA TGATCGTCGGAGAAGTCGCGAATTTTGTAGCATATGCGTTCGCGCCGGCAGTTCTTGTTACTCCTCTTGGCGCGTTGAGCATTATCGTTAG TGCTGTGTTGGCTCACTTCGTTTTGAAGGAGAAGTTGCACAGTCTTGGGATTTTGGGTTGTGTGATGTGCATTGCAGGGTCTGTGGTGATTGTCATTCATGCACCGCAGGAGAGAGAAATCAGCTCGGTTCAGGAAATATGGAAATTGGCTACTCAAACGG CTTTCCTGCTGTATGTGGCTTCGGTTATTGTATTGGTGTTCGTGCTAATTTTCCATTTTGCTCCACGCTATGGGCATACAAATGTGTTAATTTACACAGGCATTTGCTCTTTGATGGGCTCTCTCTCG GTAATGAGTGTCAAAGCTCTGGGTACTTCGCTCAAGCTGACTTTTGAGGGTATGAATCAGTTAATTTATCCCCAGACATGGTTTTTTATGCTCGTAGTGCTTACATGTGTGATAACACAAATGGATTATCTTAACAAG gctcTGGACACCTTTAATACTGCCATTGTGTCTCCAATATATTATGTGATGTTCACCACACTTACAATCCTTGCGAGTGTCATAATGTTCAAG CAACGAGAGCACCTTTGTGACACAAGTCATTGTTGA
- the LOC105052754 gene encoding probable magnesium transporter NIPA4 isoform X1, with the protein MGFSTDNLKGLVLALLSSGFIGASFIIKKKGLRRAAAASGIRAGVGGYSYLLEPLWWAGMITMIVGEVANFVAYAFAPAVLVTPLGALSIIVSAVLAHFVLKEKLHSLGILGCVMCIAGSVVIVIHAPQEREISSVQEIWKLATQTAFLLYVASVIVLVFVLIFHFAPRYGHTNVLIYTGICSLMGSLSVMSVKALGTSLKLTFEGMNQLIYPQTWFFMLVVLTCVITQMDYLNKALDTFNTAIVSPIYYVMFTTLTILASVIMFKDWDGQSMGSIISEICGFIVVLSGTILLHVTKDHDRNSSRSMYAPLSPSLTTRLCGGNGELLKHIDEEMGSSEDICLRRQELY; encoded by the exons ATGGGATTCTCCACGGATAATCTGAAGGGGTTGGTGCTGGCGCTGCTCTCAAGCGGGTTCATCGGAGCCAGCTTCATCATCAAGAAGAAAGGCCTCAGAAGGGCCGCCGCCGCTTCTGGGATCCGAGCAG GTGTTGGTGGATATTCGTATCTCTTGGAGCCCCTCTGGTGGGCTGGCATGATCACAA TGATCGTCGGAGAAGTCGCGAATTTTGTAGCATATGCGTTCGCGCCGGCAGTTCTTGTTACTCCTCTTGGCGCGTTGAGCATTATCGTTAG TGCTGTGTTGGCTCACTTCGTTTTGAAGGAGAAGTTGCACAGTCTTGGGATTTTGGGTTGTGTGATGTGCATTGCAGGGTCTGTGGTGATTGTCATTCATGCACCGCAGGAGAGAGAAATCAGCTCGGTTCAGGAAATATGGAAATTGGCTACTCAAACGG CTTTCCTGCTGTATGTGGCTTCGGTTATTGTATTGGTGTTCGTGCTAATTTTCCATTTTGCTCCACGCTATGGGCATACAAATGTGTTAATTTACACAGGCATTTGCTCTTTGATGGGCTCTCTCTCG GTAATGAGTGTCAAAGCTCTGGGTACTTCGCTCAAGCTGACTTTTGAGGGTATGAATCAGTTAATTTATCCCCAGACATGGTTTTTTATGCTCGTAGTGCTTACATGTGTGATAACACAAATGGATTATCTTAACAAG gctcTGGACACCTTTAATACTGCCATTGTGTCTCCAATATATTATGTGATGTTCACCACACTTACAATCCTTGCGAGTGTCATAATGTTCAAG GATTGGGATGGACAAAGCATGGGAAGCATCATTTCTGAAATTTGTGGCTTCATTGTTGTTCTCTCTGGAACCATTTTATTACATGTGACAAAAGACCATGATCGGAACTCCTCAAGAA GTATGTATGCACCATTATCCCCGTCTTTGACTACTAGACTTTGTGGTGGAAATGGGGAACTGCTGAAGCACATTGATGAGGAGATGGGATCTTCAGAAGATATATGCTTGAGAAGACAAGAGCTATACTAG
- the LOC105052755 gene encoding uncharacterized protein isoform X1: MAASETYASSSEPEDHRRSRRDGGAAVPTPGSRDRPRSGGTESRLPARDGGTQRDDRRSSSGDEGSDSDGRGKGRRSMDDRRHRGHADEGQKERNHRSGGRGRGREEDDDDGSDDSGRKRDRKRRSDEDEGPRRRERIRDKGRRRYRDHDSACRRDKNRDRDRYRRKHHSDEDRSPRRRERITDNWHGDGDGDDDDDRQARRRRHRDRDVEEGHPRDEETKKVGNELPPPPPMPDSIAGRTGGIYIPPFRMAQMMREVQDEQRGLQRLSWDALRKSINGLVNKVNATNIKNIIPELFSENLIRGRGLFCRSCMKSQMRSAGFTDVFAALVAVVNTKFPEVG; this comes from the coding sequence ATGGCCGCCTCCGAGACCTACGCGTCATCCTCCGAACCCGAAGATCACAGAAGAAGCCGTCGGGACGGCGGCGCCGCCGTCCCGACACCGGGAAGCCGAGACAGGCCAAGATCTGGCGGCACTGAATCTAGGCTTCCTGCAAGGGACGGAGGGACGCAGCGAGATGACCGTCGCAGCAGCTCCGGCGACGAGGGTTCGGATTCGGACGGCCGAGGGAAGGGACGGAGGTCGATGGACGATCGCCGGCACCGCGGGCACGCCGACGAGGGACAGAAGGAGAGGAATCACCGGTCGGGCGGGAGGGGGCGCGGTAGAGAAGAAGACGACGACGATGGTAGCGACGATAGTGGTAGGAAGAGGGACAGGAAGCGAAGGTCCGACGAGGACGAAGGCCCTCGGAGGCGAGAGAGGATAAGGGATAAAGGGCGCCGCAGGTATCGTGACCATGATAGCGCTTGCCGGCGAGACAAGAACAGAGATAGAGACCGGTATCGTAGGAAGCACCATTCGGATGAGGATAGAAGCCCTCGAAGGCGCGAGAGGATCACTGACAATTGGCATGGTGATGGTGATGGCGATGACGATGATGACCGTCAAGCACGGCGTCGAAGACATAGAGATAGAGATGTTGAAGAAGGCCATCCAAGAGACGAGGAGACCAAGAAAGTTGGAAACGAGCTGCCGCCGCCACCTCCGATGCCTGATTCCATTGCGGGAAGGACTGGTGGCATATACATCCCACCGTTCCGGATGGCACAGATGATGCGTGAGGTGCAGGACGAGCAGCGAGGCCTACAGAGGCTCAGCTGGGATGCTCTTCGGAAGAGCATTAATGGGCTGGTGAACAAAGTCAACGCTACCAACATTAAGAATATAATCCCCGAGCTCTTCTCGGAAAACCTAATTCGTGGGCGGGGTCTGTTCTGCAGGTCATGTATGAAATCACAGATGAGGTCGGCGGGATTCACAGATGTTTTTGCTGCATTAGTTGCCGTTGTGAATACCAAGTTCCCAGAAGTGGGTTGA
- the LOC105052754 gene encoding probable magnesium transporter NIPA3 isoform X2 → MGFSTDNLKGLVLALLSSGFIGASFIIKKKGLRRAAAASGIRAGVGGYSYLLEPLWWAGMITMIVGEVANFVAYAFAPAVLVTPLGALSIIVSAVLAHFVLKEKLHSLGILGCVMCIAGSVVIVIHAPQEREISSVQEIWKLATQTAFLLYVASVIVLVFVLIFHFAPRYGHTNVLIYTGICSLMGSLSVMSVKALGTSLKLTFEGMNQLIYPQTWFFMLVVLTCVITQMDYLNKALDTFNTAIVSPIYYVMFTTLTILASVIMFKDNHCPRITPNM, encoded by the exons ATGGGATTCTCCACGGATAATCTGAAGGGGTTGGTGCTGGCGCTGCTCTCAAGCGGGTTCATCGGAGCCAGCTTCATCATCAAGAAGAAAGGCCTCAGAAGGGCCGCCGCCGCTTCTGGGATCCGAGCAG GTGTTGGTGGATATTCGTATCTCTTGGAGCCCCTCTGGTGGGCTGGCATGATCACAA TGATCGTCGGAGAAGTCGCGAATTTTGTAGCATATGCGTTCGCGCCGGCAGTTCTTGTTACTCCTCTTGGCGCGTTGAGCATTATCGTTAG TGCTGTGTTGGCTCACTTCGTTTTGAAGGAGAAGTTGCACAGTCTTGGGATTTTGGGTTGTGTGATGTGCATTGCAGGGTCTGTGGTGATTGTCATTCATGCACCGCAGGAGAGAGAAATCAGCTCGGTTCAGGAAATATGGAAATTGGCTACTCAAACGG CTTTCCTGCTGTATGTGGCTTCGGTTATTGTATTGGTGTTCGTGCTAATTTTCCATTTTGCTCCACGCTATGGGCATACAAATGTGTTAATTTACACAGGCATTTGCTCTTTGATGGGCTCTCTCTCG GTAATGAGTGTCAAAGCTCTGGGTACTTCGCTCAAGCTGACTTTTGAGGGTATGAATCAGTTAATTTATCCCCAGACATGGTTTTTTATGCTCGTAGTGCTTACATGTGTGATAACACAAATGGATTATCTTAACAAG gctcTGGACACCTTTAATACTGCCATTGTGTCTCCAATATATTATGTGATGTTCACCACACTTACAATCCTTGCGAGTGTCATAATGTTCAAG GATAATCATTGCCCAAGAATCACACCTAACATGTGA